One genomic segment of Impatiens glandulifera chromosome 6, dImpGla2.1, whole genome shotgun sequence includes these proteins:
- the LOC124942219 gene encoding melanoma-associated antigen B1, with translation MTTAAGHDISQLDISEQELDRLVGEMVRHVIFKTQQTSGCPIKRDELTQLVSKHYSQRSLPTVVINKTIEKLSNVFGYEMKELQRSRSKPNQGRTSQQGSTDAKSYILTSKLNDEVYKKYVADESQSHLTGLTFVIVGIVSLAGGKISEDNLWHHLRQLELSQTEENHPVFGNTKQFLETLVQQRFLMKEKVNGPEGSSLFYELAERSLDVSVSQRIKDHIAQIVQREVPTPDGNNDDDEE, from the exons ATGACAACTGCTGCAGGTCATGATATTTCTCAACTTGATATTTCTGAGCAG GAATTGGACAGGCTTGTAGGCGAAATGGTCAGGCATGTAATTTTCAAGACCCAACAAACTTCTGGCTGTCCTATCAAAAGAGATGAGCTTACTCAACTGGTTTCTAAACACTATAGTCAGAGGTCCCTTCCTACTGTTGTGATCAACAAGACCATAGAAAAGCTGTCCAATGTTTTTGGATATGAAATGAAGGAGCTTCAAAGGTCTCGATCAAAACCCAACCAAGGTCGCACTAGTCAACAGG GTTCTACTGATGCAAAATCATACATTCTTACAAGTAAACTCAATGATGAAGTTTACAAGAAGTATGTGGCCGATGAAAGTCAGTCACACTTGACTGGTTTAACTTTTGTCATTGTTGGGATCGTGTCTTTAGCTGGAGGCAAGATCTCCGAAG ATAATCTTTGGCATCACTTAAGGCAATTGGAACTCTCTCAAACTGAAGAAAACCATCCAGTCTTTGGAAACACTAAGCAATTTTTGGAGACACTTGTCCAGCAAAG atttttaatGAAGGAAAAAGTTAATGGCCCTGAAGGGAGTAGTTTATTTTATGAGCTTGCAGAAAGATCATTAGATGTATCTGTTAGTCAAAGAATCAAAGATCATATAGCACAG ATTGTTCAGAGAGAGGTTCCTACACCAGATGGTAACAACGACGATGACGAAGAGTAA
- the LOC124942365 gene encoding uncharacterized protein LOC124942365 — translation MAKSIVEVPSMAEVERAICDLQASDWIPRLMDLIGYPNPFSLLSSSVESRVCNVFQLMKEGPILRMVVSIATDKAVWNAIMANKEVSSLRNSFSRFLSTGKGKEKANGQGKANVKERDLGMLIIEWVLSIGNDIICDFIARFNSFLDKTFFFSNNKPQQQQQQQQQQHAPSSSEEHTLRFTYFLSGVVFLLVVVARAMGL, via the exons ATGGCCAAATCCATTGTTGAAGTTCCTTCTATGGCCGAAGTCGAGAGAGCCATTTGTGATCTCCAAGCCAGTGATTGGATTCCGCGTTTGATGGATCTTATAGGCTACCCAAATCCATTTTCTCTACTTTCTTCGTCTGTTGAAAGTAGGGTTTGCAATGTTTTCCAATTGATGAAGGAGGGACCTATCCTG AGAATGGTTGTCTCCATAGCAACTGATAAAGCTGTGTGGAATGCTATAATGGCAAACAAGGAAGTTTCTTCTCTTAGGAACTCCTTTTCCCGATTCTTATCTACAG GTAAGGGGAAAGAAAAGGCAAATGGTCAAGGAAAGGCAAATGTTAAAGAAAGAGACTTGGGAATGTTGATAATTGAGTGGGTTCTTAGCATTGGCAATGAcattatttgtgattttattgCGAGGTTCAACTCATTTCTCGATAAAACATTCTTTTTCTCAAACAACAaaccacaacaacaacaacaacaacaacaacaacaacatgcACCGTCTTCATCGGAGGAGCATACACTAAGATTTACCTATTTTCTATCAGGCGTCGTATTTCTATTAGTTGTGGTTGCTAGAGCTATGGGATTATAA